A single window of Syntrophus aciditrophicus SB DNA harbors:
- a CDS encoding PD-(D/E)XK nuclease family protein, with the protein MSDRAAHLNSLPDDLHSAANALAVDALIRRLRAYYPDMSGFTAVSMTGRGRDFLHHLVHTRIGGLLPAVLSFNDYRSHRIAEATGRTAVPEDEAFLHFHALRCREEGRSLPPADTQRLLSFLTTLAEFSVTIDELRALDRIGPEQFERIDWFFATMEAFRARLATGGLFYPPFEATRFADLTPGDGEFFIGLPLMTPGNERFFSRIPKDRLFVDAPLFGPNMPIEPPDYETALSLVRRIGIAERRHDGELPGFTELAERAALPTLLAREIDTFLRNYGSDREQLFIVPLDEKLSFYLWEFLFRPLGGQVNFAPWLPFTHFAAAQRLREGIRDGKGLAAMRRDLVSELTTRWNELDEADHSAFEGGITLCDELDRLRALMPFTENEWLPLAEHFIAVKKLRLRGRRDAPIQVVGLGDATGVPYARTVILPMNSDIFPRRPFSGPYLNLIHLPRIYRTQYEADDLALRQFLSFGRTAHIAALYDQANGDAPSAHFSFLATEFGQRMVKRRMVPAALRGPAGSLVIENTDELKERLRRHTWSFSSLKNFFTCPCRFILEDMEAVKPPSCFEDKDSTNLLIGEFLHRFFAELKEHRPAVLHWQELFDTRWESDEDLRMKLPDQAVRKAIVQSHLADIAAWEKETGRSILFSDEVTEAELELSAPFGGGRYRLKGRIDRLQRDGDQTLITDLKYKEKKTYAEKDRLVDRLEKTDVFDDRFQLLIYAYLALQNKRATPGLLDAAHLFLRPRMRGDYEGHLAKEDLDACDATMEGIAGRLDALLALERFTPNFRADGCSYCPYKALCLKPDLYQTIGRPGGHPW; encoded by the coding sequence ATGTCCGATCGGGCCGCCCATCTCAACTCTCTGCCGGATGACCTCCATTCGGCTGCCAATGCTCTCGCCGTAGACGCGCTCATCAGGCGGCTCCGTGCCTATTACCCGGACATGAGCGGATTCACCGCCGTTTCGATGACGGGCCGCGGCCGCGATTTTTTGCATCACCTCGTGCATACCCGGATCGGCGGTCTCCTCCCCGCCGTCCTTTCCTTCAACGACTACAGATCCCACCGCATCGCCGAAGCGACAGGCCGCACGGCCGTGCCGGAGGATGAAGCCTTCCTCCACTTTCATGCCCTTCGCTGCCGTGAAGAGGGCCGCTCTCTTCCCCCAGCCGACACCCAGCGTCTGCTCTCGTTTTTGACCACGCTCGCCGAGTTTTCCGTGACCATCGACGAATTGCGCGCGCTGGACCGGATCGGCCCAGAACAATTCGAACGGATCGACTGGTTCTTCGCGACGATGGAGGCCTTCCGCGCCCGTCTTGCCACCGGGGGGCTTTTTTATCCGCCGTTCGAAGCGACACGGTTTGCCGACCTCACACCGGGCGACGGTGAATTCTTCATCGGCCTTCCCCTCATGACCCCCGGGAACGAGCGCTTTTTCAGCCGCATCCCGAAAGATCGGCTCTTTGTGGATGCGCCCCTTTTCGGCCCCAACATGCCAATTGAGCCGCCCGATTACGAGACGGCCCTGTCGCTCGTCAGACGGATCGGTATCGCCGAACGGCGCCATGACGGCGAGTTGCCCGGGTTCACCGAACTTGCCGAACGGGCCGCCCTACCGACGCTTCTCGCCCGGGAGATCGACACCTTCTTACGGAATTACGGTAGCGATAGGGAACAGCTCTTCATCGTGCCTCTGGACGAGAAACTGTCATTCTATCTCTGGGAATTCCTCTTCCGGCCCCTCGGCGGACAAGTCAACTTTGCGCCGTGGCTTCCCTTCACCCACTTCGCGGCTGCGCAACGGCTTCGCGAGGGAATCCGCGACGGAAAGGGACTGGCAGCCATGCGGCGGGATCTCGTCTCCGAGCTTACCACCCGGTGGAACGAACTCGACGAGGCCGATCATTCCGCGTTCGAGGGAGGGATCACGCTGTGCGACGAGTTGGATCGGCTCCGGGCACTGATGCCGTTTACAGAAAACGAGTGGCTGCCTCTAGCCGAGCACTTCATCGCCGTAAAGAAGCTGCGACTGCGCGGCAGGCGTGACGCACCCATACAGGTTGTGGGGCTGGGCGACGCAACCGGCGTCCCCTATGCGCGCACCGTCATTCTGCCCATGAACAGCGACATCTTCCCGCGCAGGCCCTTCAGCGGTCCCTACCTCAACCTGATCCATCTGCCGCGCATCTACCGGACGCAGTACGAGGCGGACGATCTCGCGCTGAGGCAGTTCCTTTCCTTCGGCCGGACGGCCCACATCGCCGCCCTGTACGATCAGGCAAACGGCGATGCGCCATCAGCCCACTTCTCTTTCCTTGCCACCGAATTCGGCCAAAGAATGGTGAAGCGGCGGATGGTTCCGGCAGCGTTGCGCGGACCGGCCGGCAGCCTCGTTATCGAGAACACGGATGAACTGAAAGAGCGGCTCCGGCGGCATACATGGTCCTTCAGCTCGCTGAAGAACTTTTTCACCTGCCCCTGCCGCTTCATCCTGGAAGATATGGAGGCCGTGAAACCTCCCTCCTGCTTTGAAGACAAAGACAGCACCAATCTCCTCATCGGAGAGTTCCTCCACCGCTTCTTTGCAGAGCTGAAAGAACATCGCCCCGCCGTCCTACATTGGCAGGAACTGTTCGACACGAGATGGGAGAGCGACGAGGATCTGCGTATGAAACTCCCGGACCAGGCTGTGCGCAAAGCTATCGTCCAGAGCCATCTGGCCGATATTGCCGCCTGGGAAAAGGAAACGGGCCGGTCGATTCTCTTTTCCGATGAGGTTACGGAAGCCGAACTCGAACTGAGTGCTCCCTTCGGCGGCGGCCGCTACCGACTTAAAGGGCGCATCGACCGCCTACAGCGCGATGGAGACCAAACACTCATCACCGATCTCAAATACAAAGAGAAGAAAACCTACGCTGAAAAGGATCGCCTCGTAGATCGGCTGGAGAAGACCGACGTCTTCGACGATCGTTTCCAGCTCCTCATTTATGCCTATCTCGCCCTGCAGAACAAAAGGGCGACGCCCGGCCTGCTCGATGCAGCCCATCTCTTTTTGCGTCCGAGAATGCGCGGCGATTATGAGGGCCATCTTGCCAAGGAAGACCTGGACGCCTGTGATGCCACGATGGAGGGCATCGCCGGGCGACTTGATGCGCTGCTGGCCCTGGAACGCTTCACTCCGAACTTCCGCGCCGACGGCTGTTCCTATTGCCCCTACAAGGCTCTCTGCCTCAAACCAGACCTCTATCAGACGATAGGACGACCAGGAGGCCACCCATGGTGA
- a CDS encoding type IV toxin-antitoxin system AbiEi family antitoxin domain-containing protein — translation MKLGLFFNRQPVFTGDELAAFLASEGPRNPRTQEALLLYHVKMSRLVRVRRGLYAVVPTGASAASYPVDPFLLASRMTKDAVLAYHTAMEFHGKAYSVYEHFVYLSAAPARPISFRSYQFKGVRFPGALPPEVAVSFDVVKADRAGLEVRVTGLERTFVDVLHRPGLTGSWEEIWRSLESVEFFDLDKVTAYVQHLGNATTAAKVGFFLEQHREGLMVDEVHLSALRDLRPQHPHYLERSRRKAGHFVAAWNLVVPQEIYERSWEEPS, via the coding sequence ATGAAACTCGGACTTTTTTTCAACAGACAGCCTGTCTTTACGGGCGATGAGCTTGCTGCCTTCCTTGCCTCCGAAGGCCCGCGCAATCCCCGGACGCAGGAGGCTTTACTCCTCTATCACGTGAAGATGAGCCGGTTGGTCCGGGTGCGCCGCGGTCTCTATGCCGTCGTCCCTACCGGGGCGTCTGCCGCATCCTATCCCGTCGATCCCTTCCTGCTGGCCTCTCGGATGACAAAGGATGCCGTGCTGGCCTACCACACGGCCATGGAGTTCCACGGCAAGGCCTATTCGGTCTACGAGCACTTCGTCTATCTTTCCGCCGCACCTGCGCGGCCCATCAGCTTCCGGTCCTACCAGTTCAAGGGAGTTCGCTTTCCCGGGGCTCTGCCTCCCGAGGTCGCTGTCTCCTTCGACGTAGTCAAGGCTGATCGCGCGGGTCTGGAGGTCCGAGTGACGGGCCTGGAAAGGACCTTCGTGGACGTACTCCACCGGCCCGGCCTGACTGGGAGTTGGGAGGAGATATGGCGCTCCCTTGAGTCCGTGGAGTTTTTCGATCTCGACAAGGTGACTGCCTACGTGCAACATCTCGGCAACGCCACGACCGCGGCCAAGGTCGGCTTCTTCCTGGAGCAGCACCGGGAAGGCCTGATGGTCGACGAGGTGCACCTGAGTGCCCTCCGTGACCTCCGGCCACAACACCCTCACTACCTGGAACGCAGCCGGCGGAAAGCGGGACACTTCGTGGCCGCCTGGAACCTCGTCGTTCCCCAAGAGATCTACGAGAGATCGTGGGAGGAACCTTCATGA
- a CDS encoding nucleotidyl transferase AbiEii/AbiGii toxin family protein yields MKISPETLAVQSEAAGFRPDMLEKVALLLQLLDAIRSHPFLKDKLVLKGGTALNLFIFAVPRLSVDIDLNYMGAVDRETMLLERPKVEEALQAVFAREGFMVRRVPTEHAGGKWQLRYPSAGGQGGNLEVDVNFMFRVPLWPVQRIDSRQVGIWQATGISVVDVHELAAGKLSALLSRRQARDLFDCSNLFRLGGLDRERLRLAFVVYGAMSRTDWRTIALKDVDVDTADLEQKLIPTLRSAGSEYIRKDQFGKGLVEDCRNLLASLLPFTAPDQEFLDRILDMGEIAPELLTGDEALQNRIRRHPLLELKAVNVRSHKKGS; encoded by the coding sequence ATGAAGATCTCCCCTGAAACGCTCGCCGTCCAGTCGGAGGCCGCCGGTTTTCGCCCGGACATGCTGGAAAAGGTCGCGCTGTTGCTCCAACTGCTCGATGCCATCCGTAGCCATCCCTTCCTCAAGGACAAGTTGGTCCTCAAGGGCGGCACGGCCCTGAACCTCTTCATCTTCGCCGTTCCCCGCCTCTCGGTGGACATCGATCTCAATTACATGGGAGCGGTGGACCGGGAGACGATGCTGTTGGAACGGCCCAAGGTCGAGGAAGCCCTGCAGGCGGTCTTTGCCCGGGAGGGATTCATGGTCCGGCGCGTGCCGACAGAGCATGCGGGCGGCAAATGGCAGCTCCGTTATCCCAGCGCCGGCGGCCAGGGAGGCAACCTGGAGGTGGATGTCAATTTCATGTTCCGGGTCCCACTGTGGCCGGTGCAGCGGATTGATTCACGGCAGGTCGGCATCTGGCAGGCCACAGGCATCTCGGTGGTGGACGTCCACGAACTCGCGGCTGGCAAGCTCTCGGCGCTGCTCTCGCGGCGGCAGGCGCGTGATCTGTTCGATTGCAGCAACCTCTTCCGTCTGGGTGGTCTCGATCGGGAAAGGCTGCGTTTGGCCTTTGTCGTCTACGGCGCCATGAGTCGCACCGACTGGCGAACCATTGCACTGAAGGATGTGGATGTCGATACCGCCGATCTGGAACAAAAACTCATCCCCACGCTAAGGTCCGCAGGGAGCGAATATATCCGGAAGGATCAGTTTGGGAAGGGGCTTGTCGAGGACTGCCGTAATCTTCTTGCCAGCTTGCTGCCGTTCACCGCACCGGACCAGGAATTTCTCGATCGGATTTTGGACATGGGCGAGATAGCCCCCGAGCTGCTGACCGGTGACGAGGCCCTGCAGAACCGCATCCGGCGCCATCCGCTTCTGGAATTGAAAGCCGTGAATGTAAGAAGCCACAAGAAGGGTAGTTGA
- a CDS encoding tyrosine-type recombinase/integrase — protein sequence MPKRIIPLTDMKVQKARPQDKPIALFDGGGLYLLITPSGGKLWRFKYRFDKKEKKLALGSYPEISLQDARRKREDARRLLANNIDPDSIRKAQKQAKTEETETFEVIGREWHTKFTPTWTPGHAVTIMSRLERDLFPWIGKRPINQIKAPELLAVLRRVESRGALESAHRIRTIAGQVFRYAVATGRAERDPAADLKGALPQPRERHHAALTEPKEVAPLLRALDGYQGHFVVKCALRLAPMFFTRPGELRNAEWSEIDLDEAVWNIPAHKMKMKQAHIVPLCRQAVEILTELKEVTGPSRYVFPSGRSFARPMSNNAVNAALRRMGYDRETMTGHGFRAMARTILDEVLHVRPDYIEHQLAHAVRDPNGRAYNRTAHLEERRKMMQIWADYLDGLKANGVLVPFKTIKG from the coding sequence ATGCCGAAACGAATCATCCCTTTGACGGATATGAAGGTCCAAAAAGCCAGACCGCAAGACAAACCAATTGCGCTATTTGACGGAGGCGGTCTATATCTTCTGATAACGCCTTCCGGTGGTAAGTTGTGGCGGTTTAAATATCGTTTCGACAAAAAAGAGAAGAAGCTTGCTCTCGGATCGTACCCGGAAATCAGTCTGCAAGACGCACGTCGCAAACGGGAAGATGCCCGGAGGCTACTTGCAAACAACATTGATCCTGATTCCATTCGTAAGGCACAGAAGCAGGCAAAAACAGAAGAAACCGAAACCTTCGAGGTCATTGGCCGGGAATGGCATACGAAATTCACGCCGACGTGGACGCCTGGGCATGCCGTCACGATTATGAGCCGGTTGGAGCGTGATCTATTTCCATGGATCGGTAAACGCCCGATCAATCAAATCAAGGCGCCTGAACTGCTCGCCGTCCTTCGCAGGGTGGAAAGCCGGGGCGCTCTCGAATCGGCACACCGGATCAGGACGATTGCCGGGCAGGTTTTCCGATATGCCGTTGCCACGGGAAGGGCAGAGCGCGACCCTGCGGCCGATCTTAAAGGAGCCTTGCCGCAGCCGCGAGAAAGGCACCATGCTGCGCTTACGGAGCCCAAAGAAGTTGCCCCCCTTTTAAGGGCCTTGGACGGCTATCAGGGGCATTTTGTTGTGAAGTGCGCCTTGAGGCTTGCGCCGATGTTCTTCACTCGCCCCGGAGAACTGCGCAATGCGGAATGGTCGGAGATTGATCTTGACGAAGCCGTTTGGAACATACCGGCGCACAAGATGAAGATGAAACAGGCACACATCGTACCGCTTTGCCGCCAGGCGGTGGAGATATTGACGGAACTGAAGGAAGTGACCGGGCCAAGCCGTTACGTTTTCCCGTCCGGGCGCTCCTTCGCGCGGCCAATGAGCAACAATGCCGTTAACGCAGCGCTTCGCCGCATGGGGTACGATAGGGAAACCATGACCGGCCACGGCTTTCGGGCAATGGCGCGGACCATTCTCGATGAAGTCCTGCATGTCCGGCCTGATTACATCGAGCATCAGCTTGCCCATGCCGTGCGTGACCCGAACGGGCGGGCTTACAATCGGACGGCCCACCTTGAAGAACGCCGGAAAATGATGCAGATATGGGCGGATTATCTTGACGGATTAAAGGCAAACGGCGTGTTGGTTCCGTTCAAGACAATCAAAGGATAA
- the smpB gene encoding SsrA-binding protein SmpB, protein MAKKEKPEKIICQNKTARINYFIEDTYEAGIVLAGTEVKALRDGKGNLKDSYVAVKDEEIYLYGMHIGPYSHGNISNHEPERVRKLLMHKREIRRLYGKSREKGFTLIPLKVYFNNSRIKVEIGVGRGKKLYDKREDIKLKEDRRAMERGLRSRSREG, encoded by the coding sequence GTGGCAAAAAAGGAAAAGCCGGAAAAAATAATCTGCCAGAACAAGACGGCCAGAATAAATTATTTTATTGAAGATACCTATGAGGCCGGGATTGTCCTGGCAGGAACAGAAGTCAAAGCCCTGCGCGACGGTAAAGGAAATTTAAAAGACAGTTATGTAGCGGTCAAGGATGAAGAAATATATCTTTACGGAATGCATATCGGGCCTTATTCCCATGGCAATATATCGAATCACGAGCCGGAGCGTGTACGCAAGCTGCTTATGCATAAACGGGAAATCCGGAGACTTTACGGGAAATCGCGGGAAAAGGGATTTACTCTGATTCCCTTGAAGGTTTACTTCAATAATAGTCGGATCAAAGTCGAAATCGGCGTAGGCCGGGGTAAAAAACTCTATGATAAAAGAGAAGATATTAAATTAAAGGAGGACCGCCGTGCAATGGAACGTGGCCTGCGCAGCCGAAGCAGAGAAGGGTAG
- a CDS encoding tRNA lysidine(34) synthetase, with product MQEGKKTKLFYHLKKWLEKAIMDYRMIEEGDHVLVGVSGGADSLALLDLLNTPMIFVPEFSLTVVHIDPGFDPDAAGYDRLESYMKAGGYNYVMEKTDIGPLSHSDYNKKNPCFLCSRLRRKRIFEIAGEIGCNKIALAHHQDDMIETLLINMFYGREISTMMPDQPIFGGSMHIIRPLTYIREELIKKYSREREFPIVESSCPTNPVSRRRYIKNLLDSLEKENKDIRANIFKAMSHVKMDYLPGLHRIRKSDSCGMEIAALIS from the coding sequence GTGCAGGAAGGGAAAAAAACGAAACTGTTTTATCACCTCAAAAAATGGCTCGAAAAAGCCATCATGGATTACCGGATGATTGAAGAGGGGGATCACGTGCTTGTCGGCGTTTCCGGCGGAGCGGACAGTCTTGCCCTTCTGGATCTGCTCAACACTCCTATGATTTTTGTCCCGGAATTCTCTCTGACCGTCGTTCACATCGACCCTGGTTTTGATCCGGACGCGGCCGGGTATGACAGGCTGGAAAGTTATATGAAGGCTGGTGGATACAATTACGTGATGGAGAAGACCGATATCGGCCCACTGTCCCACAGCGACTACAACAAAAAAAATCCCTGTTTTCTCTGTTCCAGACTCCGTAGAAAGCGGATTTTCGAAATTGCAGGTGAAATAGGCTGCAATAAGATTGCATTGGCCCATCACCAGGACGACATGATCGAAACCCTGCTCATCAACATGTTTTATGGACGTGAAATCAGCACGATGATGCCGGATCAGCCGATATTCGGTGGATCGATGCACATTATCCGTCCTCTGACTTATATCCGTGAGGAACTGATCAAGAAATACAGCCGGGAACGAGAATTCCCGATTGTCGAATCCTCCTGTCCCACCAACCCCGTTTCTAGACGGAGGTACATCAAGAACCTGCTGGATTCTCTGGAAAAGGAGAACAAGGATATCCGTGCTAATATCTTCAAAGCGATGAGTCACGTTAAGATGGACTATCTGCCTGGCTTGCATCGTATCCGGAAGTCGGATTCATGCGGCATGGAGATTGCGGCGTTGATAAGCTGA
- the selB gene encoding selenocysteine-specific translation elongation factor: MKHVVLGTAGHVDHGKTALIRALTGVDTDRLKEEKERGITIELGFASLRLRNGQICGVVDVPGHERFVKNMVAGAAGIDMVLMVIAADEGVMPQTREHLQICSLLNIRKGLVALTKIDLVDRDWMELIREDITDFLKGSFLESAPVIPVSSQTGEGLTELLSALETVAAGIEEEMDTGIFRLPVDRVFTIRGFGTVVTGSLRSGQVNVADTVQILPGTVTAKVRGIQVHNAAVTCAEAGQRTAINLQGLERADIQRGQVLVHPDTMTATLRVDTFLEYLPPDKKKMIHRSLVRFHTGTSETMARILLLDRDELQPGEKTYAQFFTAEPVVTMAGDHFVIRSYSPITTLGGGLVVDPLPRKHKRNDPAILESFARLHHGSDEDKAAAVIDRAGPDGISLAFLVMRTGLPSAKLKKILDVLISRHALVVLDKEAPTVVSALFHQELQQKIFKELSAYHKKYPLKEGLLKEELRSALGRRVPNRLFLSAVQALSRTGRIVLDREIIRLAEHQVSLQEDLGELRESLNRLYLDAGLTPPTMREVMEKFAQKKNTARKVMDVMLREGILVKISEDLYFHRDSLQILRGNYKNLLLKEGKATPASFRELTGLSRKFIIPLMEYFDLTKLTIRAGEHRLLREK, encoded by the coding sequence ATGAAACATGTTGTTCTGGGCACAGCCGGACACGTCGATCACGGAAAGACTGCGCTGATCAGGGCGCTCACCGGTGTGGATACCGATAGGCTCAAGGAGGAGAAAGAACGTGGCATCACCATTGAACTTGGTTTTGCCTCCCTCCGCCTTCGCAACGGTCAGATATGCGGCGTCGTTGACGTTCCTGGTCACGAACGATTCGTTAAAAACATGGTGGCAGGGGCTGCCGGCATAGACATGGTTCTGATGGTCATCGCCGCCGATGAAGGCGTTATGCCTCAAACCCGGGAACATCTTCAGATCTGCTCCCTGCTCAATATCCGCAAAGGCCTTGTGGCCTTGACCAAGATCGATCTCGTTGACCGCGACTGGATGGAACTTATCCGGGAGGATATTACAGACTTTCTGAAAGGCTCCTTTCTCGAGTCCGCTCCTGTGATCCCTGTCTCCTCTCAGACCGGTGAAGGGCTTACAGAACTTCTTTCTGCATTGGAAACGGTGGCCGCCGGTATTGAAGAAGAAATGGATACAGGGATATTCCGGCTTCCTGTGGATCGGGTCTTTACGATCCGCGGGTTTGGAACTGTTGTAACCGGATCGCTTCGTTCCGGACAGGTCAACGTGGCGGATACTGTGCAGATCCTTCCAGGAACCGTGACCGCAAAAGTCCGGGGCATTCAGGTCCACAATGCCGCAGTGACCTGTGCGGAAGCCGGCCAGAGAACAGCAATCAACCTGCAGGGACTGGAGAGGGCGGACATTCAGAGAGGACAGGTCCTTGTTCATCCGGACACAATGACGGCAACACTGCGTGTCGACACCTTTCTGGAATATCTTCCCCCCGACAAGAAAAAAATGATACACCGCTCACTGGTGCGTTTCCATACAGGGACGAGCGAAACCATGGCCAGAATTCTTCTGTTGGATCGGGATGAACTGCAGCCCGGAGAAAAGACCTATGCTCAATTCTTTACTGCGGAACCTGTAGTCACTATGGCCGGAGACCACTTTGTCATTCGGAGCTATTCTCCGATTACAACTCTGGGTGGCGGGCTCGTAGTGGATCCCCTCCCCCGGAAACATAAACGGAACGATCCGGCCATTCTGGAATCCTTTGCTCGGCTGCATCACGGCAGCGATGAGGACAAAGCCGCTGCCGTCATCGATCGGGCCGGTCCCGACGGCATCTCTCTGGCCTTTCTGGTTATGCGAACCGGACTGCCGTCGGCAAAGCTGAAAAAAATTCTGGACGTCCTTATATCAAGACACGCACTGGTCGTCCTTGATAAGGAAGCGCCTACGGTTGTGTCCGCACTGTTTCACCAGGAGCTTCAGCAGAAAATATTCAAGGAATTAAGCGCCTATCACAAAAAATATCCTTTGAAGGAGGGGCTTCTCAAGGAGGAGTTGCGTTCCGCACTGGGACGTCGTGTCCCGAACCGGCTGTTCCTGTCTGCCGTCCAGGCGCTGTCTCGAACGGGAAGAATCGTCCTTGACCGCGAAATCATCCGCCTTGCTGAGCACCAGGTCAGTCTCCAGGAAGACCTTGGAGAATTGCGGGAATCCTTGAACCGTCTCTATCTGGATGCTGGATTGACACCACCTACGATGCGGGAAGTGATGGAGAAATTTGCCCAAAAGAAAAATACGGCGCGCAAGGTCATGGATGTTATGCTTCGGGAAGGCATCCTGGTCAAGATCAGTGAAGATCTTTATTTTCATCGGGACAGTCTGCAGATTCTGCGGGGAAATTACAAGAATCTTCTGCTTAAGGAAGGCAAGGCAACCCCGGCCAGCTTCAGGGAACTGACGGGGCTGTCCCGGAAATTCATCATTCCATTGATGGAATATTTCGATCTTACGAAACTCACCATCCGTGCAGGGGAACACCGTCTTTTACGCGAGAAATAA
- a CDS encoding 3'-5' exoribonuclease YhaM family protein, producing MPAYKVLQKGKTGDLLNVKHLYIKDIQSGEKVQDSFLVTEKNVAYSQKGAPYLNLRLKDKTGQVDGKIWDNALEWDKRFRKGDVVQVNARAVSFRNSLQLSILSLNTLDDSEVILNDYVPTTRMNVEVMFSELQSIIDRIDTPPLKKLLKSFFDDREIAERFKRAPAAKGFHHIYLGGLLEHTHSVTRLLSQIASHYPGVNRDLLLTGGILHDIGKINEFSYDRLVEYSDEGRLIGHIIIGVEMIDEKITAIPDFPAYLAMELRHLILSHHGILEYGSPKRPKTLEALMVHYVDDLDAKVNAFQEYLNDFRDEDTGWTPFHRFLERYLYRGRVQEITAEEPISPKEF from the coding sequence ATGCCGGCTTATAAAGTTCTACAAAAAGGGAAAACTGGTGATCTTTTGAATGTGAAACATCTTTACATAAAGGATATTCAATCGGGAGAAAAAGTTCAGGACTCATTTCTTGTTACAGAGAAAAACGTGGCCTATTCTCAGAAAGGCGCCCCATATCTTAATCTCCGCCTGAAAGACAAGACCGGTCAGGTCGATGGAAAAATCTGGGATAATGCCCTGGAATGGGATAAACGATTTCGTAAGGGAGACGTTGTTCAGGTCAACGCCCGGGCTGTGAGTTTCAGGAACTCACTGCAGCTTTCCATCCTGTCCCTGAATACTCTCGATGATTCCGAAGTTATTCTGAATGATTACGTACCAACGACCCGGATGAACGTCGAAGTTATGTTCAGTGAACTGCAATCCATCATCGACCGGATCGATACCCCACCGCTGAAAAAATTACTTAAATCCTTCTTTGATGACCGTGAAATTGCGGAACGTTTCAAGCGGGCGCCGGCAGCCAAAGGGTTCCATCATATCTACCTGGGAGGACTTCTGGAGCATACCCATTCCGTAACCCGATTGCTGAGCCAGATCGCATCCCATTACCCTGGAGTGAACCGGGATCTTCTTCTGACAGGAGGAATCCTTCATGATATCGGCAAGATCAATGAATTTTCCTATGATCGCTTGGTTGAGTACAGTGACGAGGGCAGACTCATCGGTCACATTATCATCGGTGTAGAAATGATTGATGAAAAAATTACCGCAATCCCGGATTTCCCCGCTTATCTTGCCATGGAACTCCGCCATTTGATTCTGAGTCATCATGGCATACTGGAATACGGTTCCCCCAAGCGGCCCAAAACCCTGGAAGCCCTTATGGTTCATTATGTGGATGACTTAGATGCCAAGGTCAACGCCTTCCAGGAATATTTGAATGATTTCCGTGATGAAGATACGGGGTGGACGCCTTTCCACCGTTTTCTTGAACGGTATCTTTATCGGGGAAGAGTTCAGGAAATCACAGCAGAAGAACCGATTTCCCCGAAGGAATTTTGA